GGCATTCCAGGGAAGGTTCTCTGGAGCTCTCACATCTCCCAGCCTGGTTCTAACTTTGTTTTTCCCTCAGTCTCTTGCAGCAGATCAGCTCCTGAAACTGATGAGCACAGTGGATCCAAAGTAAGCACCAGCGTTCCCAAACTTGGACTGCGCTGCCGGGGGATTCCACGGGAATATCCATGGGGATTCCGCGGGGATTCAGTGCCCgtccctgtcctgctggagctgatgCCAGCTTGGAAGGgccttggagcaccctgggctagGGAAGGTTCCCTGCCGtgggggtgggatgagatgggctTGATGTCCCTCCAAACCAAAAGCGTTCCAGGATTCCCTGTGACCTGGCCGAGTGTGACAACGCAGACCTGTATCATCCCTTGGGTTCCCGAGTCCTGAGTTTGGGAATTCTGTCTTGCCCAGGTTGAACCATGTGGCTGCAGGTCTGGTGTCCCCCAGTCTGAAATCAGATACCTCCAGTAAAGAAATAGAAGAGGCCATGAAGAGAGTCCGAGAAGCACAGTCCTTAATTTCTGCTGCTATAGAGCCAGGTAACGTCAGCCTGGAATGAGCGTCCAGCCAGCATGGACACAGCCCCTGGTCAAACGTGGTCTGCAGGGCCCTGCCTTCgtgcctgtgctctgggggGAATTCCTTTGTTAGGTTTTTAATCATCCCGCAGTGGATGCTCCATTTCCTGCGGAAATGGGCTGGAATTAATCActgcttttcccaaaattcaCTGATTTGTAGGCTGTAAAACACCCAGGCTTCCCTGAGGGAagtcctgctgctgtctcaAATTCCAAGGGAATGTGGATTTCCTGGTCTCACCACTTGGCACCCTGCTGATGCTTCTCAGGGATGCTTTCCTTTATCTTCGTTCCTAATCTGGGCAGGTTTgtaaataattctcttttttggAGCTTCTTTCAGCAGGTTTGATTTTGGAAcaagctccagcagctctctcaAATGTCAGAGCCACCAAACCTGAGGGGCAGAAACCTGaacactgaaaatacagaatattccTCAGTTCTGCAGCCTCCTGATGATTTCTAGGAAAGAACAGAGCTCCTGTTCTTGCTTAGCTTGAGGCTTTTTTGTGGGAAATTCAGAACAATCATTTGACAGGTTCTTCAGCCCCTCAGGAAATGGCAGATTCTGGGATTGTCACAGGATTTTCCATTGCCCTGCAGCCATCAGCTTTTCACTGACTTAaattttttctggattttgaCTTCTCCAGTTTTGCATAAAACTGTTATTTTGTGTCACAAACATGTTCCCATCCTCTGTTGgttctttttgtcttcttgtGAAGAAAATCATAGATGAGCCTTCGTGCCAAAGGGCAAGATCAGGTTGATTTATATCAATGATGTGAAGCTCTGGGCCCTTTCCTGTAGAAAATCtttttgaatattaaaaaaaaaacattggtttttattctggttttcctttttcagacaaaaaagatgaaaaacgAAGACATTCGAGGTCGAGGTCGCGCtcgaggaggaggaggacaccTTCCTCATCCAGACACAGGTGACTGAGCAGTTCCTTAGAAACACCTGCAAAAACCATTCCTGGGAAGAGCCTTGGGTTGGatttggggctgcagagctccgCTGCCATCTCggtgtgcagagctcctgcGCGGGCCAGGCAGAGCCGTGCCTGGAGGCTTCGcttgggctgggagcagcccaggatgtCCCCTGTGACCCCgtgctgtgtgtccctggcagACGCTCCAGGAGCAGATCGAGGAGAAGGTCCCATTCCAAATCCAGAAGCAGGAGGCGATCCAAAAGTCCGAGGAGAAGGAGATCTCATTccagagagaggaggaggtCTCGGAGCACATCCAAATCCAGGTAATGACTCCAGGGAGTGCAGTCCTGAGCAGGGGTGGGAttgttccctgtgctgggtccccacagggctgtgtccagccctgggCCCTCAGTTCAGagaggacatggaggggctggagcacctgggggctcagcctggggagccacccctgcccctcccagccctgcatcccttTCCCTGGACAGCAGATTGGGAAGTGCTGTTTGAAAGGGACTTAAACTTAATCTCTTTTCTACTAAAAGGgataaaaagaaggaagagaaagaaaagaaacgTTCTAAAACTCCCCCCAAAAGCTACAGCACAACCAGAAGATCCAGAAGCACAAGCAGGTACAGAAATGGGCTTTTCCTTGCTCTCTGTTCCCAGCAGGATTTTGATTCACTTCAgtattaaatagaaaaaagcGTTCCTGTGGTAGAGCAGCTGgtctgtggaaggtgtccctgcccatggaaggagctgggctctgaggtcccttccaaaccaaacgGTGCCTGGATCCCATTGGATCATGATTCCAGTGAGGATGTGTGTGGTGCTGGCACGACAGCACCTCCACCACCTGTGTCTGTAAGATACTTGCATTTTCCTGCAGGGTTTGAGGTAAATtagggcataggttggactcgatgatcttagaggtctcttccaacctcattattctgtgattctgtgaattctttgGGCTTAGAACAGTTTTCCTGGCTGTGTGTCAGAGTTTGATGCCCCTGGGTCACTACCGAGTTCTTCCTGATTTAGGGAATAAATCCAGGCATAAGCGTTTCATTCTTCTAAAAAAACTTCCAAATTCAGCTTGCAGTTTTAACAACTCTTTAGTACCCTGTGAGCAGGGCTAGGGTTGGAGTTAGGGATGCATTTGcggctttaaaaaaaacaagcagagatTTCCAAAGCTCCTGTGTCTCCCTGCAGAGAACGGCGGCGCCGGCGGAGCCGGAGCGGGACACGGTCCCCGAAAAAGCCCAGGTCTCCCAAACGGAAAATGTCCCGGTCCCCGTCGCCCAGAAGGTCAGGGAAACACTTGGCTGGGAAGAATGGTGTCGGGGTGGGAAATTCCCAAATTGTGACCTCTGGGGAGGCTCCCGGGGATTCTGTGTGGGGGGAATCTTTGCTGCTCTTGCAGAGGGTAAAAGGGGGGTTGGATTTGGGAGCTCCGAGGGTCAGGGGTTCCAGGGGTGTAGATGTGCCACAATTCCCAGCCCCTTTGGCTCTGCACAGGTGGAATCAGCTGATTTTGGGTGCCCTGGATGTTCTGTGACCCTGCCCTAGGATGGGGAGCTCAAGGTGCTCCTCTGTAAAACACGGGAGCATCGCTGTTCTTGGTGTCCAGGATTTGGACTCCGTGATCCCGGTGGGGCCCTTCAGCTCAGGAGATTCCATGGTTCTGTTTGCCACAGCATTGCTCGGCCTTGGCTTTGTGGTGCTGTCCTTGAGCCAGGGCTGAGAAGTTGGGATTTTGGCTATTTCCTGGAAGCAGAGCCTGTTCCCTACTTGCCCTCTGCCATTTTCCTTTGGGTTTGCCGCGGGTAACGCTCTGGACACAGTTCCAGCCATGGAAGGGGGTGATGGGGATGGGGCTCATCCTCTTCCTGCTGATCCTCATAggcataaaaaggaaaagaagaaggatAAAGacaaggagaggagcagggacgAGAGGGAGCGGTCAACg
This sequence is a window from Motacilla alba alba isolate MOTALB_02 chromosome 8, Motacilla_alba_V1.0_pri, whole genome shotgun sequence. Protein-coding genes within it:
- the SRSF11 gene encoding serine/arginine-rich splicing factor 11 isoform X3 — protein: MLNINSHQALYFSQHKYFQQTQVVYQGDFAGCICVFGASGLGCSLMPGCFPAGVIPDETKALSLLAPANAVAGLLPGGGLLPTPNPLSQIGAVPLAALGAPALDPALAALGLPGANLNSQSLAADQLLKLMSTVDPKLNHVAAGLVSPSLKSDTSSKEIEEAMKRVREAQSLISAAIEPDKKDEKRRHSRSRSRSRRRRTPSSSRHRRSRSRSRRRSHSKSRSRRRSKSPRRRRSHSRERRRSRSTSKSRDKKKEEKEKKRSKTPPKSYSTTRRSRSTSRERRRRRSRSGTRSPKKPRSPKRKMSRSPSPRRHKKEKKKDKDKERSRDERERSTSKKKKSKDKEKDRDRKSESDKDVKQVTRDYDEEEQGYDSEKEKKEEKKVADAPSPKGKEPGAEKGSGDPGRESKVNGDDHHEEDMDMSD
- the SRSF11 gene encoding serine/arginine-rich splicing factor 11 isoform X4 encodes the protein MSTVDPKLNHVAAGLVSPSLKSDTSSKEIEEAMKRVREAQSLISAAIEPDKKDEKRRHSRSRSRSRRRRTPSSSRHRRSRSRSRRRSHSKSRSRRRSKSPRRRRSHSRERRRSRSTSKSRDKKKEEKEKKRSKTPPKSYSTTRRSRSTSRERRRRRSRSGTRSPKKPRSPKRKMSRSPSPRRHKKEKKKDKDKERSRDERERSTSKKKKSKDKEKDRDRKSESDKDVKQVTRDYDEEEQGYDSEKEKKEEKKVADAPSPKGKEPGAEKGSGDPGRESKVNGDDHHEEDMDMSD